In Holophagales bacterium, one DNA window encodes the following:
- a CDS encoding ABC transporter permease — protein MLRDLQLGSIGAIARREYLARVQTKGFWISTVLLPLFMGAMVFVPSLVASKARATHRMAVVDETGKVGEALAAALTGKGQKKSGNEGVLEKAREQPETASFVIEQVKPEEPAAQRAALDRRVLDGKIDSWIRISNEVLDKSQVEYRAESVSNFITQRRLERVLSQVVGRYRIESAGLDAERIAAMTRDVELETVRLSKEGERAEAGIAGFFLAYFLFFLLYMVVAIYGQQVLNGVLEEKASRVVEVIVAAVRPFDLMLGKLAGIGLVGLTQLGIWLATMAALTAPGVITAMAWLPGGKLPEISLAVFGHFLVLFLLGYFFFATLYAAIGAATNNIQEAQQFAGVVVIFLIAPVLLMVPVINDPDSTLAVVLSLVPPFTPLLMMLRIAVKMPPAWQIALGYLLTSAFIVVLVWVCARVYRVGILMYGKKPTFQELWRWVRHA, from the coding sequence ATGCTTCGTGACCTGCAGCTCGGTTCGATCGGTGCGATCGCCCGACGCGAGTACCTCGCTCGGGTGCAGACCAAGGGCTTCTGGATCTCGACCGTCCTGCTGCCTCTCTTCATGGGAGCGATGGTGTTCGTGCCGAGCCTGGTGGCGTCGAAGGCGCGGGCGACCCATCGGATGGCGGTGGTCGACGAGACCGGCAAGGTCGGCGAAGCCCTTGCTGCCGCCCTCACCGGCAAGGGACAGAAGAAGTCCGGCAACGAGGGTGTGCTCGAGAAGGCGCGCGAGCAGCCCGAGACGGCGAGCTTCGTGATCGAGCAGGTCAAGCCGGAGGAGCCGGCGGCGCAGCGCGCCGCGCTCGACCGGCGGGTGCTCGACGGGAAGATCGACTCCTGGATCCGCATCTCGAACGAGGTGCTCGACAAGAGTCAGGTCGAGTACCGCGCCGAGAGCGTGTCGAACTTCATCACCCAACGGCGGCTCGAGCGCGTGCTGTCGCAAGTCGTCGGCCGGTATCGGATCGAGTCGGCCGGGCTCGACGCCGAGAGGATCGCGGCGATGACCCGGGACGTCGAGCTCGAGACGGTTCGACTGTCGAAGGAGGGCGAGCGTGCGGAGGCCGGCATCGCCGGCTTCTTCCTCGCCTACTTCCTGTTCTTCCTCTTGTACATGGTGGTGGCCATCTACGGCCAGCAAGTGCTCAACGGCGTGCTGGAGGAGAAGGCGTCACGCGTCGTCGAGGTCATCGTCGCCGCCGTGCGGCCGTTCGACCTGATGCTCGGCAAGCTCGCCGGCATCGGTCTGGTGGGGCTCACGCAGCTCGGAATCTGGTTGGCGACGATGGCGGCGTTGACGGCGCCAGGGGTCATCACGGCGATGGCCTGGCTGCCGGGTGGGAAGCTTCCCGAGATCTCGCTCGCCGTCTTCGGCCACTTCCTCGTGCTCTTCCTGCTCGGCTATTTCTTCTTCGCGACGCTGTACGCGGCGATCGGCGCCGCCACGAACAACATCCAGGAGGCGCAGCAGTTCGCCGGCGTCGTGGTGATCTTCCTGATCGCTCCGGTGCTCCTCATGGTTCCGGTGATCAACGACCCGGATTCGACGCTCGCCGTGGTGTTGTCGCTGGTGCCGCCGTTCACGCCGCTGCTCATGATGCTGCGGATCGCGGTGAAGATGCCGCCCGCCTGGCAGATCGCCCTCGGCTACCTGCTCACCTCGGCCTTTATCGTCGTGCTGGTGTGGGTCTGCGCCCGCGTTTACCGAGTCGGAATCCTCATGTACGGCAAGAAGCCGACCTTCCAGGAGCTCTGGCGCTGGGTGCGCCACGCCTGA
- a CDS encoding periplasmic heavy metal sensor, whose amino-acid sequence MNKRNPVPYLAVAALAAILTAPAFAQPPGGPGGPGGPGGPGGAFGERIVERLTRLLELTDAQHTTLEQLADRLADTTRPLHEQMRTNQQQIETLLEGANPDATAVGRLVVANHGLHQQVKAARERFDTDFSAVLTAEQRASYDTAKKLLHQRGPRGGFRGRGHAR is encoded by the coding sequence ATGAACAAGAGAAACCCCGTTCCATACCTCGCCGTCGCCGCGCTCGCCGCGATTCTCACCGCTCCCGCTTTCGCCCAGCCGCCCGGCGGCCCCGGTGGACCGGGAGGACCGGGCGGCCCCGGCGGCGCTTTCGGCGAGCGCATCGTCGAGCGGCTGACGCGGCTGCTCGAGCTCACCGACGCGCAGCACACGACGCTCGAGCAGCTCGCCGACCGCCTGGCCGACACGACCCGCCCGCTCCACGAGCAGATGCGGACCAATCAGCAGCAGATCGAGACGCTGCTCGAGGGCGCCAACCCCGACGCCACCGCCGTCGGCCGCCTGGTGGTCGCGAACCATGGTCTGCACCAGCAGGTGAAGGCGGCGCGCGAGCGGTTCGACACCGACTTCTCCGCCGTGCTCACGGCCGAACAGCGGGCCTCCTACGACACGGCGAAGAAGCTGCTCCACCAGCGCGGTCCCAGGGGTGGCTTCCGCGGTCGGGGACACGCCCGCTGA
- a CDS encoding glutamine synthetase → MTTPPLRDFLEIPYDHLEELNLEAKAERLSRTDPGKVREARMKYLADEKRIKAVTVVFTDLEGRFHMLDYDKKFLLKSADNLTFDGSSIRGFSQQAESDLRLAIDWPAFYWLPSDIFGPGKVLVFGEVQERDGTSYRGDMRVRLKDHCAALWGADGTVANVSNEIEGFLFRGRDAERRFHETGAFEFISTGGYYHSLPGDALRQFIDTAAEVQRAMGFGNEKDHPEVAPSQFEMNYGYTEATVAADQVQLYKLLSRQVAARLDMTACFLPKPVAGVNGNGMHTNMSLSRGGKNLFWDAAGQDNLSTAGWSFVHRILESANDLCLILNSSVNSYRRLDPHFEAPNQIKASAIDRGSMVRIPLANEKSARIEVRSIAPDANPYLAIYTLLRTGLEGPLPEEESEPKRPRTRFLPDNIYDAIRLFKTSRWSAELIGEEVHGKYAELKLAQAERCPKALGTRVKTSEVQFHHEVTNQYLWSMF, encoded by the coding sequence ATGACGACCCCACCACTCCGCGATTTTCTGGAGATCCCGTACGACCACCTCGAAGAGCTCAATCTCGAGGCCAAGGCCGAGCGCCTTTCCCGGACCGATCCGGGCAAGGTGCGCGAGGCCCGGATGAAGTACCTCGCCGACGAAAAGCGGATCAAGGCGGTGACCGTCGTCTTCACCGACCTCGAAGGCCGTTTCCACATGCTGGACTACGACAAGAAGTTCCTGCTCAAGTCGGCCGACAACCTAACGTTCGACGGGTCGTCGATCCGCGGCTTCTCGCAGCAGGCCGAGAGCGATCTGCGGCTGGCGATCGACTGGCCGGCGTTCTACTGGCTCCCCTCCGACATCTTCGGCCCGGGCAAGGTCCTGGTCTTCGGCGAAGTGCAGGAGCGTGACGGGACCTCGTACCGCGGCGACATGCGGGTGCGGCTCAAGGACCACTGCGCCGCGCTCTGGGGCGCCGACGGGACGGTGGCCAACGTGTCGAACGAGATCGAGGGGTTCCTCTTCCGCGGACGCGACGCCGAGCGCCGCTTCCACGAGACCGGCGCCTTCGAGTTCATCTCGACCGGCGGCTACTACCACTCGCTGCCCGGCGACGCGCTGCGTCAGTTCATCGACACCGCCGCCGAAGTGCAGCGCGCGATGGGCTTCGGCAACGAGAAGGACCATCCCGAAGTGGCACCCTCGCAGTTCGAGATGAACTATGGCTACACCGAGGCGACGGTGGCCGCCGACCAGGTGCAGCTCTACAAGCTGCTCTCGCGGCAGGTCGCCGCCCGGCTCGACATGACCGCCTGCTTCCTGCCGAAGCCCGTCGCCGGCGTCAACGGCAACGGCATGCACACCAACATGTCGCTCTCGCGCGGCGGCAAGAACCTGTTCTGGGACGCCGCCGGCCAGGACAACCTCTCGACCGCCGGCTGGAGCTTCGTCCACCGCATCCTCGAGAGCGCCAACGACCTCTGCCTCATCCTCAATTCGTCGGTGAACTCCTATCGCCGCCTCGACCCGCACTTCGAGGCGCCCAACCAGATCAAGGCTTCGGCGATCGACCGTGGTTCGATGGTGCGCATCCCGCTGGCCAACGAGAAGTCGGCGCGCATCGAGGTGCGATCGATCGCCCCCGACGCCAACCCCTACCTGGCGATCTACACCCTCCTGCGCACGGGGCTCGAAGGCCCGCTGCCCGAGGAGGAGAGCGAGCCGAAGCGCCCCCGCACGCGATTCCTGCCCGACAACATCTACGACGCGATCCGGCTGTTCAAGACGAGCCGCTGGTCGGCCGAGCTGATCGGCGAAGAGGTGCACGGCAAGTACGCCGAGCTCAAGCTCGCCCAGGCGGAGCGCTGTCCGAAGGCCCTCGGCACGCGGGTCAAGACCTCGGAGGTGCAGTTCCACCACGAAGTCACCAACCAGTACCTCTGGTCGATGTTCTAG
- a CDS encoding MerR family DNA-binding transcriptional regulator gives MPTRIEPTRLFTITELSAELGVTARAIRFYETKGLVAPQRVGANRAYTYRDRARLMIILRGKRLGFPLALIKKYLDLYDADPTRREQIVHLLRGARKRIGELEARRRDLEQALSELRDIETQTLDAMARMGIALPAPEADS, from the coding sequence ATGCCGACGCGCATCGAACCCACGAGGCTGTTCACCATCACCGAGCTTTCCGCCGAGCTCGGGGTCACGGCGCGTGCCATTCGCTTCTACGAGACGAAGGGCCTCGTCGCACCGCAGCGCGTCGGCGCGAATCGCGCGTACACCTACCGGGACCGGGCGCGGCTGATGATCATCCTGCGCGGCAAGCGGCTCGGCTTTCCTCTCGCCCTCATCAAGAAGTACCTCGACCTCTACGACGCCGACCCGACCCGACGCGAGCAGATCGTCCATCTGCTGCGCGGTGCCCGGAAGCGGATCGGCGAGCTCGAAGCCCGGCGCCGCGACCTCGAACAGGCGCTCTCCGAGCTGCGCGACATCGAAACCCAGACCCTCGACGCCATGGCGCGCATGGGCATCGCGCTGCCGGCGCCGGAAGCCGATTCCTGA
- a CDS encoding thiolase family protein: MRNVVIAGYARSPFTPAKKGELAKVRPDEFAAQTVRGLVQRTGIDVADIEDLLLGCAFPEGEQGFNVARLIGFLAELPLSVAGATVNRFCGSSMQAIHIAAGAIQMNAGEVFLCAGVESMTRVPMGGFNPLPHPGLYARYPQAFAGMGETAENLARDYKISRQRQEEFSLLSQQKAAAAQAAGRLADEIVPITWKGGTVSLDGCIRSDTTLEGLAKLKLAFDDKGTVTAGTSSPVTDGASATLICSEEYAKRKGLVPLARIKSIAISGCRPEIMGIGPVVSTRKALERAGLTVADLDVIELNEAFAAQSLACIDELGLDPAKVNLDGGAIALGHPLGATGARITGKAASLLRREGKRYALATQCIGGGQGIATVLEAV, translated from the coding sequence ATGAGGAACGTCGTCATCGCCGGATATGCCCGGTCCCCGTTCACTCCTGCCAAGAAGGGCGAGCTCGCGAAGGTGCGACCCGACGAGTTCGCCGCCCAGACCGTCCGCGGTCTCGTCCAGCGGACCGGAATCGACGTCGCCGACATCGAGGACCTCCTGCTCGGCTGCGCCTTCCCGGAAGGCGAGCAAGGGTTCAACGTCGCTCGGCTCATCGGCTTCCTCGCCGAGCTGCCCCTCTCGGTGGCGGGAGCCACGGTGAACCGCTTCTGCGGCTCGTCGATGCAGGCGATCCACATCGCCGCCGGAGCGATCCAGATGAACGCCGGAGAGGTGTTCCTCTGCGCCGGCGTCGAGTCGATGACCCGCGTGCCGATGGGCGGCTTCAACCCGTTGCCGCACCCGGGGCTCTACGCCCGCTATCCGCAGGCGTTCGCCGGCATGGGCGAAACGGCGGAGAACCTCGCCCGCGACTACAAGATCTCGCGCCAGCGGCAGGAGGAGTTCTCGCTCCTCTCCCAGCAGAAGGCCGCGGCGGCCCAGGCGGCGGGCAGGCTCGCCGACGAGATCGTGCCGATCACCTGGAAGGGTGGCACCGTGTCGCTCGACGGCTGCATCCGCTCCGACACGACGCTCGAAGGGCTGGCCAAGCTGAAGCTGGCGTTCGACGACAAGGGCACCGTCACGGCGGGGACCTCGTCGCCGGTCACCGACGGCGCCTCGGCGACCCTGATCTGCTCCGAGGAGTACGCCAAGCGCAAGGGGCTCGTGCCGCTCGCCCGGATCAAGAGCATCGCGATCTCGGGCTGCCGCCCGGAGATCATGGGGATCGGCCCGGTGGTGTCGACGCGCAAGGCGCTCGAGCGGGCCGGGCTTACCGTCGCCGACCTGGACGTCATCGAGCTCAACGAAGCGTTCGCCGCCCAGTCGCTGGCCTGCATCGACGAGCTCGGTCTCGACCCGGCCAAGGTGAACCTCGACGGCGGCGCGATCGCGCTCGGCCATCCGCTCGGCGCCACCGGGGCGCGGATCACCGGCAAGGCGGCATCGCTCCTGCGGCGTGAGGGGAAGCGCTACGCGCTCGCGACCCAGTGCATCGGCGGCGGCCAGGGGATCGCCACGGTGCTCGAGGCGGTGTGA
- a CDS encoding 3-hydroxyacyl-CoA dehydrogenase: MAGIQKVGVLGAGVMGSGIAAHVANAGVPVVLLDIVPEGASDRNVVAAGALEKLKKAKPAAFMSSSRAKLITVGNLEDDLALLADCDWIVEAVIERIDVKQKVYRAVDAVRKAGSIVSTNTSTIPLGKLIDGLGAAFAADFLVTHFFNPPRYMRLLELVAGPATRPEAVAAIRDFCDRRLGKSVVDCKDTPGFIANRVGTFWIEVATREAIHGGLDVEEADAVAGKPMGFPKTGVFGLMDLVGIDLGPHIAASLLSTLPADDAYRAIHEESPVIRKMIETGYTGRKGKGGFYRMDDSSGKKVKQAVDLATGEYRPVRDTRLASVAGARKGGLRSLLEHADKGGKYGWRMLSQTLAYAASLVPAIADDIASVDEAMRCGYNWERGPFELLDQIGPAWFAGKLAAEGRPVPPILQAVGAGTFYRVEGGRLEQLAPAGGYVPVRRPEGVILLADLKRAGKPVAKNSSASLWDLSDGVLCLEFTTKMNSLDDGILRQLRKASSLIGNGSYKALVIYNEGTNFSVGANIGLALFAANIALWPAIEASIAEGQQAFKSMKYAPFPVVGAPSGMALGGGCEILLHCDAVQAHAETYMGLVEVGVGVIPGWGGCKEMSIRWATNPQRPGGPMPGVAKVFEMISTAYVATSAEEAREVLFLRESDGITMNRDRLLADAKAKALSLVAAGYTPPQPVEISLPGPAGRAALDMAVAGFRANGMATPHDAVVSRRLATVVTGGDTDPVDTVDEDTLSRLEREAFLDLVRTPATLDRIEHMLETGKPLRN, from the coding sequence ATGGCCGGGATCCAGAAGGTCGGCGTCCTCGGCGCCGGAGTCATGGGCTCCGGCATCGCGGCGCACGTCGCCAACGCGGGAGTTCCGGTCGTCCTGCTCGACATCGTCCCGGAGGGGGCGAGCGACCGCAACGTCGTCGCGGCCGGCGCGCTCGAAAAGCTGAAGAAGGCGAAGCCGGCAGCGTTCATGTCGTCGTCGCGCGCCAAGTTGATCACCGTGGGGAACCTCGAGGACGACCTGGCGCTGCTCGCCGACTGCGATTGGATCGTCGAGGCGGTCATCGAGCGCATCGACGTCAAGCAGAAGGTCTACCGCGCGGTCGACGCGGTCCGCAAGGCCGGCTCGATCGTCTCGACCAACACCTCGACGATTCCGCTCGGCAAGCTCATCGACGGTCTCGGTGCCGCCTTCGCCGCGGACTTCCTCGTCACCCATTTCTTCAACCCGCCGCGCTACATGCGTCTCCTCGAGCTGGTGGCCGGGCCGGCCACCCGGCCCGAAGCCGTGGCGGCGATCCGCGACTTCTGCGACCGCCGTCTCGGCAAGAGCGTCGTCGACTGCAAGGACACGCCCGGGTTCATCGCCAATCGCGTCGGTACCTTCTGGATCGAGGTGGCGACGCGCGAGGCGATCCACGGTGGGCTCGACGTCGAAGAGGCCGACGCGGTCGCCGGCAAGCCGATGGGCTTCCCGAAAACCGGCGTGTTCGGGCTGATGGATCTCGTCGGCATCGATCTCGGCCCGCACATCGCGGCCTCGTTGCTGTCGACGCTGCCCGCCGACGACGCCTATCGGGCGATCCACGAGGAGTCGCCGGTCATCCGCAAGATGATCGAGACCGGCTACACCGGCCGCAAGGGCAAGGGCGGCTTCTATCGGATGGACGACTCGTCGGGCAAGAAGGTCAAGCAGGCGGTCGATCTCGCCACCGGCGAGTACCGGCCGGTGCGCGACACCCGCCTGGCGAGCGTCGCCGGAGCCAGGAAGGGCGGCCTGCGCTCGCTCCTCGAGCACGCCGACAAGGGCGGCAAGTACGGCTGGCGGATGCTCTCGCAGACCCTCGCTTATGCCGCCTCGCTGGTGCCGGCGATCGCCGACGACATCGCCAGCGTCGACGAGGCGATGCGCTGCGGCTACAACTGGGAGCGCGGCCCGTTCGAGTTGCTCGACCAGATCGGTCCGGCGTGGTTCGCCGGCAAGCTCGCCGCGGAGGGGCGGCCGGTACCGCCGATTCTCCAGGCGGTGGGTGCCGGGACCTTCTACCGCGTCGAGGGCGGACGCCTCGAGCAACTCGCGCCGGCGGGCGGTTACGTGCCGGTACGACGGCCGGAGGGAGTCATTCTCCTCGCCGACCTCAAGCGGGCCGGCAAGCCGGTGGCGAAGAACTCGTCGGCGAGCCTGTGGGACCTCAGCGACGGCGTGCTCTGCCTCGAGTTCACGACCAAGATGAACTCGCTCGACGACGGCATCCTGCGCCAGCTGCGCAAGGCCTCGTCGCTGATCGGCAACGGCAGCTACAAGGCGCTCGTCATCTACAACGAGGGGACCAACTTCTCGGTGGGAGCCAATATCGGTCTGGCGCTCTTCGCCGCCAACATCGCCCTCTGGCCGGCGATCGAGGCGTCGATCGCCGAGGGGCAGCAGGCGTTCAAGTCGATGAAGTACGCGCCGTTCCCGGTCGTCGGCGCCCCGTCGGGCATGGCGCTCGGCGGCGGCTGCGAGATCCTCTTGCACTGCGACGCGGTGCAGGCCCACGCCGAGACCTACATGGGCCTCGTCGAGGTCGGCGTCGGCGTCATCCCGGGCTGGGGCGGCTGCAAGGAGATGTCGATCCGTTGGGCCACCAACCCGCAGCGACCCGGCGGGCCGATGCCCGGGGTGGCCAAGGTGTTCGAGATGATCAGCACCGCCTACGTCGCCACCTCCGCCGAGGAGGCACGCGAGGTGCTCTTCCTGCGCGAGAGCGACGGCATCACGATGAACCGCGATCGCCTGCTCGCCGACGCCAAGGCCAAGGCGCTCTCGCTGGTGGCCGCCGGCTACACTCCGCCGCAGCCGGTGGAGATCTCGCTTCCGGGACCGGCGGGCCGGGCGGCCCTCGACATGGCCGTGGCCGGCTTCCGTGCCAACGGCATGGCGACGCCGCACGACGCGGTGGTTTCGCGCCGACTCGCCACGGTGGTCACCGGCGGCGACACCGACCCGGTCGACACGGTCGACGAGGACACCCTCTCGCGACTCGAGCGCGAGGCCTTCCTCGACCTGGTCCGGACCCCCGCCACTCTCGACCGGATCGAGCACATGCTCGAAACCGGCAAGCCTCTGAGGAACTAG